In Lacerta agilis isolate rLacAgi1 chromosome 1, rLacAgi1.pri, whole genome shotgun sequence, the following proteins share a genomic window:
- the ICA1L gene encoding islet cell autoantigen 1-like protein gives METSKQGNPEGQSVVSRMQKKYWKTKQVLIKVTGKKEDEHVVASDAELDAKIEVFHSIQVTCTDLLKTIEKYQQRLNDLCEQENELGLFLKLQADRGEAQIDKMTDATGLALCSSSQQRLALCTALSRLGQELATFSRRAVSDTLLTINRMEQARTEYRGALLWMKDASQELDPDTCKQMETFRKVQMQVRNTKAQFDKLKMDVCQKVDLLGASRCNMLSHCLAVYQMTFLHFCEKTVQKMNEINEGFAHLHSYHQNACEQLQKLINQSTEEEKENAEGETTPEMLDKLILLDEDASEILSDSGCNPIPTYVDPTDSLEEDFERVFSFLENLSSPSSSSRGNIIQECQTAADSPFMDLPVQEPATEAKSLAHSSGFLPSQLLDFGLHTAAGFNSWITQSEFLDPFSKPQPENRQGPSCTSPKMPQKSVEKTSSQDMSAWFSAFADLDPLSNPDAVGRSDDDLLTA, from the exons ATGGAAACCTCAAAGCAAGGTAACCCGGAAGGCCAGTCAGTAGTCAGCAGGATGCAGAAAAAatactggaaaacaaaacaagttttaaTAAAGGttacaggaaagaaagaagatgaaCATGTGGTAGCATCTGACGCAGAATTAGATGCCAAAATAGAG gtttttCACAGCATTCAGGTGACCTGTACAGATCTTCTGAAGACGATTGAAAAATACCAGCAGAGACTTAATG ATCTATGTGAGCAGGAAAACGAACTAGggctttttttaaagttgcaagcAGATCGGGGTGAAGCTCAAATTGACAAGATGACTGATGCCACTGGCCTGGCCCTTTGTTCTTCTTCCCAACAAAG GCTAGCTCTTTGCACTGCTTTGTCTCGCCTCGGACAAGAACTTGCAACCTTTAGTCGGAGGGCTGTGTCAGATACCTTGCTTACAATCAATCGAATGGAGCAGGCACGCACAGAGTATAGAGGGGCCTTGCTGTGGATGAAGGATGCTTCGCAAGAACTGGACCCAGACACTTGCAAACAAATGGAAACATTCAGAAAA GTGCAGATGCAGGTAAGAAATACCAAAGCACAGTTTGATAAGCTGAAGATGGATGTTTGTCAGAAGGTGGATCTTCTTGGAGCCAGCCGCTGTAATATGCTGTCACACTGTCTTGCTGTCTACCAG ATGACCTTTTTGCATTTCTGTGAAAAGACTGTTCAAAAGATGAATGAAATTAATGAAGGCTTTGCGCATCTCCACTCGTATCATCAGAATGCATGTGAG CAATTGCAGAAGCTTATTAACCAATCTactgaggaagagaaggagaatgCTGAAGGAGAGACTACCCCTGAAATGCTTGATAA GCTGATTTTACTGGATGAAGATGCCTCTGAAATTCTGTCAGACTCAG gctgcaatcctatacccacttacgtGGAC ccaacagattctttggaagaagattTTGAGAGAGTTTTTTCTTTCCTGGAGAATTTATCAAGCCCCAGTTCTTCAAGCAGAGGAAATATTATACAAGAATGCCAAACTGCAGCTGATAGTCCCTTCATGGATCTCCCTGTTCAGGAACCTGCAACAGAGGCAAAATCCCTAGCTCACTCATCTGGATTTCTGCCTTCACAACTCCTCGATTTTGGCCTTCATACTGCTGCGGGATTCAATA GCTGGATCACACAGTCAGAATTTCTAGATCCTTTTTCAAAACCACAGCCGGAGAATCGGCAAGGACCTTCATGTACCTCACCAAAGATGCCACAAAAGT